A stretch of Sulfurimonas xiamenensis DNA encodes these proteins:
- a CDS encoding glycoside hydrolase family 3 N-terminal domain-containing protein — MLFLKLTTLFFTLMLFFQNAYASEMPQDELLKKMIGRMLIVGFDGQSVTKDSQIVKQIQKYHLGGIILFDRHFNERTKTKNISSPSQLKTLTSSLKSFALKPLLISVDQEGGKVARLKSAYGFEATPSAKIVSEMDAYMAKRIYDNLAKTLKDAGINCNFAPVVDLAVNPQNRVIAGLKRSYSNEPKEVTKYAKIFMNSLRDKNIISVIKHFPGHGSSLEDSHNGFVDISKTWSEIELEPYIELIHSGDADMIMTAHVFNSNLDELYPSTLSYKANTELLRDKLGYKGVIVSDDLQMGAIAKHYTLEQIVTLSINSGVDMLLFGNQLSYQNSDELVETILAQVKNGAIPLSRILESNSRVEQLFTKIKIK, encoded by the coding sequence GTGTTGTTTTTGAAACTAACCACTCTTTTTTTTACACTGATGCTCTTTTTTCAAAATGCATATGCTTCTGAGATGCCTCAAGATGAGCTGCTTAAAAAGATGATTGGCAGGATGCTTATCGTAGGTTTTGATGGACAAAGTGTTACAAAAGATAGTCAAATCGTAAAGCAGATACAAAAATATCACCTCGGCGGTATCATTCTTTTTGACCGCCATTTTAACGAAAGAACTAAAACAAAAAATATAAGTTCTCCTTCTCAGCTAAAAACTCTTACCTCATCGCTCAAATCATTCGCTCTAAAACCGCTTCTAATCTCAGTTGATCAAGAGGGAGGAAAGGTCGCAAGACTCAAAAGCGCTTACGGTTTTGAAGCCACACCCTCTGCTAAAATTGTTTCCGAGATGGATGCCTACATGGCAAAACGAATATATGACAATCTTGCAAAAACACTCAAAGATGCAGGTATAAACTGTAACTTCGCGCCTGTAGTCGATTTAGCTGTAAATCCTCAAAACAGGGTTATAGCAGGACTAAAACGCTCCTACTCAAACGAGCCCAAAGAGGTCACAAAATATGCAAAAATTTTTATGAACTCACTAAGAGATAAAAACATTATCAGCGTGATAAAACATTTTCCAGGTCATGGTTCATCACTTGAAGATTCACATAACGGATTTGTAGATATAAGCAAAACATGGAGTGAGATTGAGTTGGAACCCTACATAGAGCTTATACATTCAGGAGATGCCGACATGATAATGACGGCTCATGTCTTTAACTCAAATCTTGATGAACTTTATCCCTCAACGCTTTCATACAAAGCAAATACGGAGCTGCTGCGAGATAAACTTGGCTATAAAGGCGTGATTGTCAGTGATGATTTGCAGATGGGAGCGATTGCAAAACATTATACTCTTGAACAGATTGTGACACTCTCTATAAACTCTGGAGTGGACATGCTGCTCTTTGGCAACCAACTCTCATATCAAAACAGTGATGAACTTGTAGAAACTATTTTAGCTCAAGTAAAAAACGGCGCAATCCCTCTAAGTAGAATTTTAGAGTCAAACTCAAGAGTAGAACAGTTGTTCACTAAGATAAAAATTAAATAA
- a CDS encoding sodium:solute symporter — protein sequence MQSAFSTLDWVVFASYFIMLAVTSAILSRTKINSSRDYFLSPNTMPMFAVAISVLATSQSAATFLGAPEYSYVHDFTFIGFYFSALLAVIFVAYILVPKYYEMKAVTVYELLEGRYGESAKKQAGVMFLIGRLLASGARLYIGSLAISMILFSDILFFHVALSILVLMFGALAYTYFGGVRSVILSDVIQSITYIGAGVAVLIYLYSSLEHIEIIKTLNEHNKLNFLDTSFDGSFSVIGLLGGWLLLNIAAFGLDQDMTQRVLACRDKKEAAKSLIVSILLTIPVVLLFLAIGSLLYLFYMQSSVTQSFEGEKITIFMYYILNEMPEGLRGLVTVGAIAAALSSTNSVLGAMASVAVEDLYRPWRLKQGKVEEQHFVKASRFAVLLFALLLSLMAMVSYFWQRHGDLSLINFALGVMAFAYTGLLGVYFSAIFTSRGNEKSILWGLFGGFATVLALQPYTFGFEIGFSWQMVIGTTAAFLIVQTGEAKNE from the coding sequence ATGCAAAGTGCTTTTTCAACTCTAGACTGGGTCGTATTTGCCTCCTATTTTATCATGCTTGCCGTTACATCCGCTATTTTAAGCCGTACCAAAATCAACTCTTCACGAGACTACTTTTTATCTCCAAATACAATGCCGATGTTTGCCGTCGCCATATCTGTTCTAGCTACCTCACAGTCAGCCGCCACTTTTTTGGGTGCTCCAGAATACTCTTATGTGCATGATTTTACATTTATAGGATTTTACTTCTCTGCGCTTTTAGCGGTTATTTTTGTAGCTTACATTTTAGTTCCGAAATATTACGAGATGAAGGCGGTTACGGTATATGAACTCCTAGAAGGCAGATATGGCGAGAGCGCAAAAAAGCAAGCAGGCGTTATGTTTCTTATCGGGCGCTTACTTGCCAGCGGAGCAAGACTCTATATCGGTTCTCTTGCAATATCAATGATTTTGTTTAGCGATATACTCTTTTTTCATGTTGCGCTCTCCATCTTAGTTTTAATGTTTGGAGCGCTTGCATACACCTACTTCGGCGGTGTGCGTTCTGTAATACTAAGTGATGTTATCCAGTCCATAACATACATCGGAGCAGGAGTCGCTGTTCTTATCTATCTCTACAGCTCACTTGAGCACATCGAGATTATAAAGACACTTAACGAACACAATAAACTAAACTTTTTAGACACATCATTTGACGGCAGCTTTAGCGTTATCGGGCTTCTTGGCGGCTGGCTTCTTCTAAACATTGCTGCATTCGGACTTGATCAGGATATGACGCAAAGAGTGTTGGCGTGCAGGGATAAAAAAGAGGCGGCAAAATCGCTTATTGTCTCTATTTTGCTCACTATCCCCGTCGTACTTCTTTTTCTGGCAATCGGCTCACTTCTGTACCTCTTTTACATGCAAAGCAGCGTAACACAGAGTTTTGAAGGCGAAAAAATTACGATTTTTATGTACTACATACTAAATGAAATGCCTGAGGGATTAAGAGGATTGGTTACAGTCGGAGCCATTGCGGCAGCGCTCTCAAGCACAAACTCTGTTCTTGGTGCCATGGCATCGGTTGCGGTTGAAGACCTCTACAGACCATGGAGATTAAAACAGGGCAAAGTGGAGGAGCAACACTTTGTAAAAGCTTCACGATTTGCGGTGCTCCTCTTTGCCCTGCTCCTCTCTCTTATGGCAATGGTAAGTTACTTCTGGCAGCGCCACGGTGATTTATCACTTATAAACTTCGCGCTTGGCGTTATGGCATTTGCATATACGGGGCTTTTGGGTGTATACTTCTCGGCAATATTTACATCACGAGGAAATGAAAAGAGTATTTTATGGGGGCTTTTTGGAGGATTTGCTACAGTTCTAGCGCTTCAGCCCTATACCTTTGGCTTTGAGATTGGTTTTTCATGGCAGATGGTTATCGGCACAACCGCAGCATTTTTAATCGTTCAAACAGGAGAAGCAAAAAATGAGTGA
- a CDS encoding anhydro-N-acetylmuramic acid kinase — translation MSEFYIGVMSGTSLDGIDIAYCEIKQESFELLHSATYPFNKEIKEKILKALKTPVTLKQIGELDTRLGEMYADALERFIAEKKIDKKQIAAIGLHGQTLWHEPEGEYPFSMQLGNPNIITALTNIRVVSDFRRKDMALGGQGAPFAPAFHQYIFSRLKAKIAIVNIGGMANLSLLGENLTGYDTGCGNVLMDYWVSLHNSAMFDEDGRWAKSGTPNSELLEQMLSEPYFSKKAPKSTGRELFNGAWLERELQTFSHKKGGTLHIKNMDVQATLLELTVSSIANEVKKNEINLLIVCGGGVKNGYLMQRLGDVLRGVEVVSSDECGVSSEFMEAMAFAWLAHERVHKNCVKLSSVTGASKDSILGAIYE, via the coding sequence ATGAGTGAATTTTACATTGGCGTAATGTCGGGAACTAGTCTTGACGGCATTGATATTGCCTACTGCGAAATCAAGCAAGAGAGTTTTGAACTTCTGCACTCTGCGACTTACCCTTTTAACAAAGAGATAAAAGAGAAGATTTTAAAAGCACTAAAGACTCCTGTAACACTTAAGCAAATCGGCGAACTTGATACGCGTTTGGGAGAGATGTACGCAGATGCGCTAGAGCGTTTTATAGCTGAAAAAAAGATAGATAAAAAACAGATAGCCGCTATCGGTCTACATGGACAGACGCTTTGGCATGAACCGGAGGGTGAATATCCCTTCTCCATGCAACTGGGCAATCCTAATATTATAACGGCGCTAACAAACATTCGTGTCGTTAGTGATTTCAGACGAAAAGATATGGCTTTAGGCGGTCAGGGCGCTCCATTTGCACCTGCTTTTCATCAATATATCTTCTCAAGACTAAAAGCCAAAATTGCCATTGTAAACATAGGCGGGATGGCAAACTTATCTCTTCTGGGAGAAAATCTCACGGGGTACGATACCGGATGCGGAAATGTTCTTATGGATTACTGGGTTTCGCTTCACAACAGTGCAATGTTTGATGAGGATGGAAGATGGGCAAAATCAGGAACTCCAAACTCTGAGCTATTAGAGCAGATGCTAAGCGAGCCCTATTTTTCAAAAAAAGCCCCAAAGAGCACTGGAAGAGAGCTCTTCAATGGGGCATGGCTTGAGAGAGAACTTCAAACTTTTTCACATAAAAAGGGCGGCACACTGCATATAAAAAACATGGATGTGCAAGCAACACTTTTGGAACTAACGGTCTCAAGCATTGCAAATGAAGTCAAAAAAAATGAAATAAATTTACTTATAGTATGCGGCGGCGGTGTTAAAAACGGCTATCTTATGCAGAGACTTGGAGATGTGCTAAGGGGTGTGGAAGTGGTTTCAAGCGATGAGTGCGGGGTAAGCAGCGAGTTTATGGAAGCTATGGCTTTTGCATGGCTCGCACATGAGAGAGTGCACAAAAATTGTGTTAAATTATCCTCCGTGACAGGAGCGTCAAAAGATTCTATATTAGGTGCTATTTATGAGTAA
- a CDS encoding aminoglycoside phosphotransferase family protein, with amino-acid sequence MSKTQTWLKTTTFKNYIVESALADASFRKYYRLRDGSKTALLMDSSLEKESLISFLDVTSRLQNADVGVPKIFEQNKEEGFLILEDFGTKHYLNILNQNNFKAYYTKAINTILKMQKADVAGLPLYDKVFLHAEMNLMQEWYIEKYLQATLSETQKKLIANTLDVISNIVLEQPQETFVHRDFHSRNIMLKENNKLGIIDYQDAMSGAITYDLVSLLKDCYIAYDRRVIKELALEFRDKKGLKVDNETFIKWFDFMGLQRHIKVLGIFSRLNIRDKKEGYLKDIPLTLKYVIDTAGRYEETKEFAAFLGKIK; translated from the coding sequence ATGAGTAAAACCCAAACCTGGCTAAAAACAACGACCTTTAAAAACTACATAGTTGAGTCTGCTTTGGCAGATGCGAGTTTTAGAAAATATTACAGATTGCGTGACGGCAGCAAAACAGCTCTACTGATGGATTCTTCACTTGAAAAAGAGTCGCTCATATCCTTTCTTGATGTGACATCAAGACTTCAAAATGCGGATGTGGGCGTACCTAAAATATTTGAACAAAACAAAGAAGAAGGCTTCTTGATACTCGAAGATTTCGGCACTAAGCACTATCTGAATATCTTAAATCAAAATAACTTTAAAGCATACTACACAAAAGCCATAAATACCATCTTGAAGATGCAAAAAGCCGATGTTGCAGGACTTCCGCTTTACGATAAAGTGTTTTTACATGCAGAGATGAATTTGATGCAGGAGTGGTACATCGAAAAATATCTTCAAGCGACACTGTCTGAAACACAAAAAAAACTTATAGCAAATACTCTTGATGTCATCTCAAATATTGTTCTTGAGCAGCCGCAAGAAACATTTGTTCATCGCGATTTTCACTCAAGAAACATCATGCTAAAAGAGAACAATAAACTCGGAATTATCGACTATCAGGATGCAATGTCTGGAGCGATTACCTATGACTTAGTTTCACTGTTAAAAGATTGCTATATCGCTTATGATCGGAGAGTTATAAAAGAGCTGGCTCTAGAATTTCGCGACAAAAAGGGGCTCAAAGTAGACAATGAAACATTTATTAAATGGTTTGATTTCATGGGGCTTCAAAGACACATAAAAGTGCTTGGAATCTTCTCTCGTCTGAATATCCGCGACAAAAAAGAGGGCTATTTAAAAGATATACCCCTGACTCTTAAATATGTTATAGATACGGCAGGCAGATATGAAGAGACAAAAGAGTTTGCCGCTTTTTTAGGAAAAATAAAATGA